The genomic stretch TCGCCTTTTTAAGAAGGGAAGTCCTTTTTACGCCTCCTTTCTTCCAACGCGTTGCAACAAAACAAAAGACGTAGCCTGTAAAAAATCGGTAAATTGCCTAAGAGACCAGCTACAACGAAGCGTAACACGATTTAATAAGCGAACATTTTATAGTCGGTAGGCTTGAACgaatagtaattttaaatcattGATCTTAGCTCAAGTCAATGAAGATACCGATAACTGTACACCTTTCGAGTAATGAATGGAGAGTTCGTTAAATCGAATAACGGAATGTTCTACGATGCTCGATCTCGTGCAAATTTATGGGTTTGTTTGGAAGAAACGCGGTCGagttttctcttttcccttttcaCGCGCCTTAAGTAGATCGAGGAATTTAAGACAAATCGGTGTTTCACGGCATTTCGTTGTAAATATCAACGTAATTCAAAAGGGCTTTCCATCGATACGTCTATACGTCTTAACAGTCCCTTTtcttaaagaaaaaaggggaaaaggAGCATTgcaggttcatgcatatgcatCGGTGTTTTAAGTACAATGTCCCGCTACCGGCGACCTTCGTCACGACAGCCTTTCATCCgactttatttaatttgcacgTGCGTATATCTACATACGTTGgtcgagaaatattttacggCCGAAAGTTCCGTGCACGTCCTCGATCGCGTGATTTTACAGTATTTTGCGCCGGACCTGTCGAGTTGATAATAtcacaaaagaagaaaatgcacGTCCTTTTGTCGTTTTCTTATTACTTGTGTAAACCAGAGCTtatctgaaaaatttaatctaacgtttttttttttttttcttaatacatttttaccTAATATGCTGATTCACTAATGTATTCTCATCGATAGGAATAAAGTTCTTACTATtccgaaacgaaacgaaacagtCGAGCATCTAATTATCCGAGATATCTTAATCGTTGTCAACGATATTGGAATAAATTTCAGAATAGCGATGGTCGGCGATCGAATCGAACCTAGCTAACAGAAACTCACCAGTAAGCTAGGATACTACAAGAACGTTATCTGAAAAGCCATAACGCGTATAAATCATTCCATCGTTCGTATTGATTTACGAAGCAAAATTACATCCACTACATTTGCTAAAGATCGGACGTGTCGTAAATCATTTTACTCGTTTCCCGTTCACGAAATGGCGAGAAAATAGAGAACTAGAACGTCCTCTGAACAACTGGAAGCCCAGAGTGAAACAattgaatgaatttttcacTATGCACTCATTTACCCTACTTTCTTAAGTAAactattattttgtaaaagaatTCCAAGTTTCCTAAGAAGTTTGTCTTATTGTTGCACAGGGTGGATGGCGAGGACGTAAGACTGATGCTGTGGGATACTGCCGGTCAGGAGGAATTCGACGCAATCACTGCGGCTTATTATCGCGGCGCCCATGCCTGCGTCCTCGCTTATTCAGCCACGGACAGAGATTCCTTCGACGCCATTCCTTCGTGGAAACTGAAGGTACGACTCTTGTGCACACGAGCACGTTTCCGTAGGTAGTCACGACGGATGGTGGAATGTGAAAGTGAAGGTGCCATTAATGCAGGGGGCTGATTTTAAGTCGCTCTATGGCTGAATGTTACCATAGATAGCGGCACATCGATCTTAGATTGTTTTACCAAGATGCATTTCATAGAATCATGCTTGCTCTAAGGGAATCCGTTATACGGTCATATATAAGTATTCAGTAGCATTTCTGACGTTTGAGTCTCCTTTGTTAgcataaaagataataatctaatgttattttttcattgaaatcgtTACAATGTAAACTGTAGTCATTCTACTAAGCTGTATGTAAATGtcgttcaaataattttctaaaacgtaatattaccTCAACGAAGTTAGAGATCATATGATCTCGAatgatttagaaaatttctagttctctttaatattttatccgaTACAATTTGTAATGAGTATGCAGAATCTTCGAAACAAGTTAAGCGAACGGAGAAAAACTGAATCTCTCATCGATACACTTTTTGACTTCCCTCCATGTAAAACGAGTTTAAGTAAAGAATGCATGCGATTCTTGTGATACGTACCGGAGATAATACCTTAAAGGTATTCACTTAGAGAATCGTAGTTTTATACGGTGTTCCTCAATGGTCCCTTTTTCGCACACAGTCAACGGAACTATATAGTATTTCAACAACATGTATAGTTGGAAGTTAATCAGTGTTATAGGACTATATAAAGAACAACGACGAagatctttaattatttcgatgaagactgctataaaatattacagcagagtaatataagtttatatataGGATTAATAATGATGATATAAACATGTTCATCGGTAAGTCATGGCTAATACTGACAAAAAGCATGTTAGTGGCAAACGACTCCGAACATCGTTCGAGATCATCGGATACGCTCTCGAATTCCTTTCGTAGAAACTTGTACGttcgcttttttctttcgttgcgGAGAAACACAGTCGAGAAAGGTGTAACTGAGTCTCGAACAGATACAAATCGGCGCGAATAGTTATCACTGTGAATCAtattttgtttcgatataGTACTTCTACcgtattttatatgtattttcttgCAAAGTTAGCAAATTAAACGAAGATGTTCGTACGAGGTTTAAATGGGGACTCAATTAGAATTTGTTTAAATCGCGACTAATCTAACTTATAAAATCGTTTCCTGATTGTTCGAAATTTTCACAAACAGTAGCTACTCTGTTAGcgttaattagaaaaaaaggCTTTGAATTGTAGTTCACAGACTGATAAAAGCGGTGATCTATTTTGCTTTGCAGGTGGAGAACGAGTGCGGCGAAATTCCCACGGTTCTTGTACAAAACAAAATGGACCTCGTTGATCAGTGCGTCATTGATCCGTAAGCGTAACGCCTAGTTTGCTTAATTAGCGGCGCAATTTCGAGTAATCTCGAGCATAGCATTGTTTCAGGGACGAAGCTGAGAGACTTGGTCGTGCCCTCGGCTGTAAGCTTTTAAGAACATCCGTGAAAGAGGACGTTGGAGTCATGAGCGTCTTCCGGCACTTGGCATCAAGATGTCTCCATGAGATGCGTCGCTGTGACGATGATTATCAGGATGACCTGAGATTATACTCAGCCGGACCTAGATCTCCTTCCGTAATAAGTGAGTTGATTCTCTGTTTTCTCTTCGCCGATAGTgtgaattatttcataataggaATTATCAAGTATCGTTAATATCATACAACTAttgataaatggaaaatatatttatgtttcatttgAAGGAATCTAGTAGATACTGTAGAGTAGGATTACGCATCCGTAATACTTCAGAAACACAGATGATAGAGTTAACGGCTCCGTTTATACAAGTTTCTCATCATAAAATCTATAACTGTTGTTGATCGTTCTTAACTTTCATTTATCTACTTTTACTCCGAATTCAGtgaattaaagttaaaaagtGTTTCAAATCGATCTCATGACTTCATGTATACCAAGGATTCGTTCGTTTCAGGCGCAAAGAACGTGGAAAATTGGTAATGAATGGTATCATTGATCGCGGCTCGTATCAGCTATTAAACGCACAAATTTGTACGAAAGAGAACAATGGAGTATCGTCGATTCACACGTGGCCGATTTGATATAGACGCTGTCCAGTTGTTTTAGCCGGTAATAGCTGTGTGAAAAGAACAGTGCGCTTTCTTGGAAACTCCTCGAGAAGATGCATAATGTATTAACTGTACCGGATACGCACGCTTGTATTTACGGGTTGAGTTGATTCTGCCTCCTCTTTAAGTATATCGTCATCACGTTCGTGGCTCGTGAGGAGACAGATGTATCAAGTCAGATTCGAAATAGATTTTTGCCACTCTTTTGCCTCGTCTTTTCTCCTTATTATTTTCTTGACTCGAAGCATTCGAAGTATTTCAATGTTGCGACTGATTTATCGTCGATAAGACGAAGGATAGATCGAACGTTTGTACAGATTTAGTAGATGGCCTACTGTGATCTGTATGTGGTCAGCAGATTTATATCTGTAGTCAATAActatatatgcatatgtatggATATCAGTCGATTATGGTTTTTCAAGGACGCATGTAATAACGTCTTTCGGTAAAGTACAGTACAGATTAATAAGTTCAATGTAGCTTTcttgataattaaatgaaatcgaGATGAtcatctaaataaaaaatataatatcaagttttttaattaattaaaatttttttgtgTTCTGAAAGAAAAGACGAAAAGGAGAGATCATATTCAACGTGTAATGTTTTATCGTGATTATTTGAAGTAATATAATCAGGAAGAGTTTTGTTACATATGGAtactatgaaaaataaatattcattgatgCTGACTTATTGTTAGTGTCGAGAACTTTAAGCGAGTTCCTGTAGAATGTAAATACATCTTCAGATCGCGTGACTGTAAGCATCGATCTTGATTCTTGAATAACACGCAAGTATACGTACATGATGTACTTATACGTACACATAGGCCCGCATATTTTTCACGTGCTGTTGGATATTGTTTAAAGGATAAACTTTTTCTCCTCTTGTATCGATAGCTTTAGGGGAACTTCTTGAAATGAATCAACTTTAATGAAATGGAGATTGaaatgattgaaatttaagaaagaattatatatgttCAAATTAGAGGCGAAACTCTTGTATGACGATTTAATTGTATGTGCAATATAAGAAAGTATAACAATTAGAATGATCTAGTTTCACATGGGACGAAAGAAACAATCACACTTCGGCCACGAAAATGTTTAGAgcataattttcaaactgttTCGCGAGTATATGCGGTAAAAGTGTGGGAACGGAGCGTGAATCTCACTTACAACACCGAATCGGTCTTTAGTCTATcctgttaattattttacgcGAATGAGTTTTCTTTGAGCGTAATCACTGaacagaaatgaaagaaaattatacgatattaattagtttatttGTTAACACAAATTGTACAAGTAATTGTACAAGTAACTGTTTACAGCATATAGATTATTTacagaatatattaattaaagtttctaaaattatttagcAACATACACGTtacatgtatttaatataacatGTTAACGTGTAGAAGTACGAAACGGAGTGTAAGATATTGTactataaattcaattattattagctACTTCTAAAtgacaaatttcataatttataaaaatatatgtatgtatgtgttatAGGTGCATTTAGTCCGAATGGATCCACGTGTGGTCGGAATACAGGGAATGGTACCATAGTTTTGCGACCAGGAACCAAGGCAAAGAAtcataagaaaaaaaattttgtaaaaaacgCTTGTAGGCTACTTTAGTCTTTGCGTGGATAAATACGCGATAAATTGTAACGAATACTTCAACCATGTACAGACtgatatattcatatttatgaaGATATAAATAGCTTTTGTACGATTGTTTCGATGCCTATAAAATTGGTTTTAggattgttataaaatacgcACAGTATTTTACGCAGAGTATCAAAGATATAACGAGAAAAATTGAATGCGATTAATTTTGAACAGTATTGCGTGTATTAATTTGTGATACACATTTCCTTCGACAAACGATTATAGAAGAGCTACCACTTCATAATTcgctttaatttatttcaattatgcaTTATTATTACGCAGTGTTTGTTaattatgaatgaaaaaaatatcagTTTAACTAAATACTGCTTAGTTagatacttttattaaataaaatgtgaaaaatatagaagGTATATAAAGTacgagataaaaagaaaagtataatttgtttaaagtaaTAACCGAATGTAAttgaatcattttttttatattcttttataaattcagtttttattattgaatattatcaatttttctattatcttCGATACTGTTACGAACATGTGTAAATACGTCAATTTTTAAGCactttattgttttaaatgtttcctGTATTaagtactt from Bombus pascuorum chromosome 2, iyBomPasc1.1, whole genome shotgun sequence encodes the following:
- the LOC132916372 gene encoding ras-related protein Rab-23 — its product is MREEELEISLKVVIVGNGAVGKSSMIQRFCKGTYTRDYKKTIGVDFLEREIEVDGEDVRLMLWDTAGQEEFDAITAAYYRGAHACVLAYSATDRDSFDAIPSWKLKVENECGEIPTVLVQNKMDLVDQCVIDPDEAERLGRALGCKLLRTSVKEDVGVMSVFRHLASRCLHEMRRCDDDYQDDLRLYSAGPRSPSVISAFSPNGSTCGRNTGNGTIVLRPGTKAKNHKKKNFVKNACRLL